The following is a genomic window from Alkaliphilus sp. B6464.
CTGGACAAAAAATCAAGCTCAATTAAATACTGAAATTCCAACCAGTAATTTCTTAACTACTAGGCTAACAGTAAGGAATAAGTATAATTTAACAGACTCAATTACAAAGTCTGTAAATGTGAAAGATATAAAGATTAATAATAGTTCCCAAGTCGTTAATAACAACAAGCATTTTAACGTATCAATTAACTTAGCATCAACTTCTAGCATGGACAAATGGGGTAATTTTAGGATTGTCGTAACATCCAATGACTTAGACAATACCAATTTTGAATTGAATAATGTATTTTCTAATAAGTACACCAGGGATGGAATAATTGTTAATGACAGAAATAAGGATCAGAAGTTAGATTATACAGTTAGCGTTTATAGCAGAAGGACGGGAGAACTTCTATCTAGAGAAAATTACTCGATGATACTTAACAGGCCACCGACAGTAGATATAAGTATAAGCCCAAGCAAGCTATATGAAGGAGACAGTGGAAGGGTTGGAATATTAGCTGAAGATCCGGATTTAGATAATCTACATTTAGAGGTAAGACATAGGGTGAATAATGGCCAGTGGAAAACTATATGGACTAAGAGTGATGTTCCTTCGGGAAAAGAGGAGAGCTTCAACATTGATAAATTAGTAGAAGGATATAATGAACTAATGGTAATAGCAACAGACCCTCATAGTGCCACTGGAACAGACTCAATTGGATTTAATGTACTTCCAATAAGAGTATATGGAAACTTAAGACCTAATCCGGCCATGGCTGGAGATAAGGTTTATTTTTCTATCACTACAGAAGGTTATGTAGATAGTATAGAAATTGTAGTGCCTAATGATATAGTTTCTAAAGATAATCGATCGTCTATGGGATATTCCTCAGTTAAGTATCCATTAAGGTATAATGTTAACGGTTCTTTAGAAATTAAAGAGGATATATTTGATTATATCGTTTGGATAAGTACAGATCTTACTTTAGATAAAAATAATAACAGGATAAGGGAACCGTATAGATTTATAGTTCGGGCCTATAAAGAAGACATTATGAGAGAAACAGAGCTAGAATTAGATATAAAAGGCGATGTTAGAGAGCTGCTGAAGCCAGGAATAAAAAATAAGTATGGTAATAAAAAATAAATATATTAAGAATATGCTCCTTGTTTAACAAGGGGCATATTGTCTTATATAGGAAATGGTATGAGAGAATTATATAGGGATTACTTAAAACCTTTAAGTATTAGGTGGAAGATACTTTTAATTGTTCTATTGATTATGGTTAATATGGCTAATTTACTTATAAGGGCTTCTTTAGACAAAATACTAATATGCAATGTTTTGGTTGTAATTACGATACTGGATATTAGGTATTTGAAAATACCTAATGCTTTAATTGTATTTTTACTGGGATTATCAGTGTCAAGCATTGCTATTGTAGGAGACATTAATTCTATTATTTCTAGAATTTTAGCTTTCTTTTCAATATCTGTATTGATGGTAATTTACTCTCTAGTCAGTGGAATAGGAGGTGGGGATGTTAAGTTAATTTCTGTTTTAAGTCTCATATTTGGTTTTAAAGAAACATTTCTTATATTTGCTTTATCTACAATTCTAGGAGCTGTAGCAAGTTTATTTTTAATCTTAATCAAGAAAGTAAAATTAAATACAAAGGTACCTTTAAGTCCATTTATTGTAGTTGTAACTATGTTTTTTC
Proteins encoded in this region:
- a CDS encoding prepilin peptidase, with protein sequence MRELYRDYLKPLSIRWKILLIVLLIMVNMANLLIRASLDKILICNVLVVITILDIRYLKIPNALIVFLLGLSVSSIAIVGDINSIISRILAFFSISVLMVIYSLVSGIGGGDVKLISVLSLIFGFKETFLIFALSTILGAVASLFLILIKKVKLNTKVPLSPFIVVVTMFFLH